Sequence from the Fictibacillus arsenicus genome:
CTTAACTGAAATGACTTCCTCCACACACACCACACCGCTTTCCTAAATTTTAAAACACCTAACATGTTTATTCAAAAATTTCCCATTATATGAGTTTCATTAAGAAAGCAAAAAACCCTTCTACCAAATGGCAAAAGGGTTCAAATTCAAATCTGTTTTTTATTCGTAAAGCTTATATTTACCTGCCAGCTTCTCAACGCGTGCTTCTGCATCTTTCAGTACGTCAGCATCCTCAACGTTCTTTAGAACTGATGCCATGATCGATGCGATTTCATCCATATCTTCTTCAACAAAACCGCGGGAAGTAACAGCTGCTGTTCCGATTCGGATTCCGCTTGTTACAAACGGGCTTTCTTGATCAAATGGAATTGTGTTTTTATTCACTGTAATTCCGATATCATCAAGCGCTTTTTCAGCAACTTTTCCTGTTAACGCAAGCTCGCTCACGTTGATCAGAATTAAGTGATTGTCCGTGCCGTCAGATACAAGCGTTAGTCCTTCTTTTTTAAGAGACTCAGCAAGGCGCTTCGCGTTTTTCACGATCTGCTCAGCATACACCTTGAAATCATCCGTTAAAACTTCACCGAATGATACTGCTTTTGCAGCGATCACGTGCATTAAAGGACCACCCTGAATGCCAGGGAAGATGGATTTATCAATTTTTTTAGCGAATTCTTCTTTACATAAAATCATTCCGCCGCGCGGTCCGCGAAGCGTTTTGTGTGTTGTAGTCGTTACAAAATCAGCATAAGGAACTGGATTCTGGTGAAGGCCAGCCGCTACAAGACCAGCGATGTGGGCCATGTCCACCATAAGGTAAGCTTCCACTTCATCCGCGATTTCACGGAACTTCGCGAAATCAATCGCACGCGGGTA
This genomic interval carries:
- the glyA gene encoding serine hydroxymethyltransferase, which gives rise to MNHLKTADQEVYQSIMDELHRQRTKIELIASENFVSQAVMEAQGSVLTNKYAEGYPSRRYYGGCEHVDVVENLARDRAKKIFGAEHANVQPHSGAQANMAVYFTILEQGDTVLGMNLSHGGHLTHGSAVNFSGIQYNFVEYGVDKEKNVIDYEDVRQKALEHRPKLIVAGASAYPRAIDFAKFREIADEVEAYLMVDMAHIAGLVAAGLHQNPVPYADFVTTTTHKTLRGPRGGMILCKEEFAKKIDKSIFPGIQGGPLMHVIAAKAVSFGEVLTDDFKVYAEQIVKNAKRLAESLKKEGLTLVSDGTDNHLILINVSELALTGKVAEKALDDIGITVNKNTIPFDQESPFVTSGIRIGTAAVTSRGFVEEDMDEIASIMASVLKNVEDADVLKDAEARVEKLAGKYKLYE